In Dryobates pubescens isolate bDryPub1 chromosome 6, bDryPub1.pri, whole genome shotgun sequence, a genomic segment contains:
- the FAM89A gene encoding protein FAM89A, giving the protein MSGPGLLGPGGGSGLPPLPKSLSGLLNSSSSGGGGQGGRWRDLERLYAQKSRIQDELSGGGRGSPRPPKPPNLDAALALLRKEMVGLRQLDMSLLCQLYSLYESIQEYKGACQADSNADCTYVLENGFFDEEEEYF; this is encoded by the exons ATGAGTGGGCCGGGGCTGCTGGGGCCCGGTGGCGGCTCGGGGCTGCCGCCACTGCCCAAGAGCCTGAGCGGGCTGCTGAACTCTTCCTCAtccggcggcggcggccaggGCGGGCGCTGGCGGGACCTGGAGCGGCTCTACGCGCAGAAGTCCCGCATCCAGGACGAGCTgagcggcggcggccggggctCGCCGCGGCCGCCGAAGCCTCCTAACCTGGACGCGGCGCTGGCCCTGCTCCGCAAAGAGATG GTTGGTCTCCGGCAGCTGGATATGTCATTACTGTGTCAGCTGTACTCCCTTTACGAGTCGATTCAAGAATACAAAGGTGCCTGCCAAGCTGACTCTAATGCAGACTGCACATATGTTCTGGAAAATGGGTTTtttgatgaagaggaggaataCTTCTAG